The Rhododendron vialii isolate Sample 1 chromosome 8a, ASM3025357v1 genome has a window encoding:
- the LOC131335232 gene encoding mitochondrial phosphate carrier protein 3, mitochondrial-like codes for MEFSHGSRQSLIPSFIYSPSTSLSTKLTDLDRFATTRNPAVRSSASVSPSTEEKRKSFVIPAPSEPAGKIAMYSPAFYAASAAGGSLSCGLTHTALTPLDIVKCNMQIDPTKYKSISSGFGVLFKEQGAKGFFRGWVPTLLGYSAQGAFKYGLYDFFKKYYSDIAGPEYAAKYKTLIYLAGSASAEVFADVALCPFEAVKVRVQTQPGFAKGLSDGLPKFVKSEGALGPYKGLVPLWGRQIPYTMMKFATFETLVEKFYKYAVPTPKDQCSNTFQLGVSFGCGYVAGIFCAVVSHPADNLVSFLNNAKGATVGDAVKKMGLWGLFTRGLPLRIVMIGSLTGAQWGIYDSFKVFVGLPTTGGAAPLPATVPVKM; via the exons ATGGAGTTCTCGCACGGCTCTCGTCAATCTCTGATCCCGAGCTTCATATACTCCCCCTCCACGTCTCTGTCAACGAAACTCACCGACTTAGACCGCTTCGCCACGACTCGAAACCCCGCGGTGCGTTCCTCGGCGTCGGTTTCGCCGTCGAcggaggagaagaggaagagctTCGTGATCCCGGCTCCCAGCGAGCCTGCAGGCAAGATAGCGATGTACTCGCCGGCATTCTATGCCGCCTCTGCAGCCGGAGGAAGCCTCAGCTGTGGGCTTACTCACACGGCCCTCACCCCTCTCGACATCGTCAAGTGTAACATGCAG ATTGATCCTACAAAGTACAAGAGCATTTCTTCTGGATTTGGAGTTCTGTTCAAGGAGCAGGGAGCCAAAGGTTTCTTTAGGGGTTGGGTGCCAACCTTGCTTGGTTACAGTGCTCAGGGTGCTTTCAAGTACGGATTATACGATTTCTTCAAGAAGTACTACTCGGACATTGCTGGTCCAGAATATGCAGCAAAGTATAAAACCTTGATTTACCTTGCTGGCTCTGCATCTGCTGAAGTATTTGCTGATGTTGCTCTCTGCCCCTTCGAGGCAGTGAAGGTTCGTGTCCAAACTCAGCCTGGGTTTGCCAAAGGTTTGTCAGATGGCCTTCCGAAATTCGTCAAGTCTGAAGGTGCTCTTGG GCCTTACAAAGGGCTTGTTCCTCTTTGGGGAAGACAGATTCCCT ATACAATGATGAAGTTTGCAACTTTTGAGACTCTTGTGGAGAAGTTTTACAAGTATGCCGTCCCAACCCCCAAGGACCAGTGCAGCAATACTTTTCAGCTTGGAGTAAGCTTCGGCTGTGGATATGTTGCTGGTATTTTCTGTGCTGTTGTATCACATCCTGCTGATAACCTGGTCTCCTTTCTTAACAATGCCAAGGGGGCAACAGTGGGCGAT GCTGTCAAGAAGATGGGCTTGTGGGGTCTGTTTACCCGTGGTCTTCCGCTCCGTATAGTTATGATTGGATCCCTTACTGGTGCCCAATGGGGAATCTATGATTCTTTCAAAGTTTTCGTTGGCCT GCCAACTACTGGTGGTGCTGCTCCTCTCCCTGCCACTGTTCCTGTGAAGATGTAA